The genomic region AAGGTTCTACACTTTTCAGACAAGCTTGATAGGTTTCTTCTACTTGGGCGGCAACAGCGGGATTTTTCGCTTTGACAAGCACAGCAAAAGGCTCGTATTGAGAATGAATGCCAATCCAGTTGTGTTTAAAAATTAGCAAACTCTGATCTGACCAGGTTTCTTCTTCACTGGAAATCTTTTTGGAGGGAACTTCATTCGCCAGGGTAATCATTCCTTGAAAATTGAGACTAGCATTAAAATTACTAGGCTCATTTAATTGATTAATCAATGATTCTACACTTGCTACTAACCCCTCACCATAGGGAATAGCTGCTTCTAGATTTTTATCTCTGTAAATAAAGCCTTCTATTCTGTGAAAACCTCTGAATTCTTCTGAACTTTCCCCTTGCTCAAAAGCATAGGGTCGAGCATCAATATCTGAGTCTTCTTGAGGAAAACTAGCAGCAAATACCTCAATTTCCTCATAGGGAGGACGGCTGTTGACGTAGGCTTGTTGAGCAGTTTCTAAATCATTAGTCTTGAGAGCTGCTAAAAGTTCTTGAACCAGAGATAATTGCTCATCAGCTCTAACTTTAAAATAATTAATGCCTGTTTGTACTTGTTCTGAGTATTCGCTTTGAGCAATGACTTTTAAGTTAGTGACAGCTAATAAAGCTATTACTGAGATAACTAGAATTGAAAAGCGTATGATTTTTTGCATTGTGTTACTCCTAACTTATTTTTGTTCTATTTTTTTTGCGGCGATCGCTAAGTTGACTCCCTCTACTTGACGCAGTTGATCCATTACCTCTACTACACGACCATGTTCTATCTCCGTATCTGCATTGATTACTACTAGAGCTTCATCTCCTTTTTGCACTAATGCTCTGAGTGCTG from Gloeocapsa sp. PCC 73106 harbors:
- a CDS encoding EfeM/EfeO family lipoprotein; the protein is MQKIIRFSILVISVIALLAVTNLKVIAQSEYSEQVQTGINYFKVRADEQLSLVQELLAALKTNDLETAQQAYVNSRPPYEEIEVFAASFPQEDSDIDARPYAFEQGESSEEFRGFHRIEGFIYRDKNLEAAIPYGEGLVASVESLINQLNEPSNFNASLNFQGMITLANEVPSKKISSEEETWSDQSLLIFKHNWIGIHSQYEPFAVLVKAKNPAVAAQVEETYQACLKSVEPYFTEGTVAATPFSSLNNQQRGEIVKASYQFRDALIEAREVLGLA